CTGATCCGTCTGATCAAGCCGTGTTGTGACCGGCAAACCGGCATAGTAGCCGCTGCCCCGGATAAAACTTTCGATCTCGTAAAGTGGCATTGCGATTTCATATTCGGACCGGGCTTGCCGCATCCAGTCCAATCTGTCGCGGGACGCATTGATCGCCTGCTGAGTGGTGCGGCCCAGATGGGGGCCGTATTCCCATTGCAGCATGGCTTCGGTCTTAAGCATATCGGGTAAGGTTGCGGGAACATGCCGGATTTTGTATCCAGCCGCTTCGCGATGCCATGCATAGATCTGTTCGTCTACCAAAGCACGCGGGGCCTGTGAAATCTCGAAACTGTTGGTGACAAGATCAGCGGCCGTTTCGGGACGGTCGGAAAGACCCAAAAGCCAGTCCGACGACACGCCCAAAGCATGCGCCGCCGCCCCCACGACATGCGCACTGGGAAGCCGTGTGGCCGCACCGCCGAGCGCTTGTGACAGGGTGGAGCGATCAACGCCGATCGCGCGGGCCAGACCGCTTTGTGTCAAATCGCTTTCGCCAAGCGCCTGAGAGAGGCGCGCGCGGAAGGTCAGGGCGCGATCATTCTTGGTGAGTTTTCTCTGCATCTGGTGAAAGTTATCACAAGATGTGGGAAATGTTAATCGTTGTCCGAATTGTCCACATCGGAAGGCTTATGCAGTCTAGGTCAAAACTGATGTGATCGGAATTAAATGACCACCGCCCTCCTACCGCAGCTTAGCCAAGCCCCCTCAGAGCAAACACCGCCCACCCGAATTGTAACCGTAGATTGGCGTACCTTCAGCGTGCTGACAGGTTGCCTTTTGGTCTGGGGTCTTGCGCTCAGCATGCCGCAAGGGTGGCAGGCCTTCAGCTTTGTGT
The Sulfitobacter noctilucicola genome window above contains:
- a CDS encoding helix-turn-helix domain-containing protein, translating into MQRKLTKNDRALTFRARLSQALGESDLTQSGLARAIGVDRSTLSQALGGAATRLPSAHVVGAAAHALGVSSDWLLGLSDRPETAADLVTNSFEISQAPRALVDEQIYAWHREAAGYKIRHVPATLPDMLKTEAMLQWEYGPHLGRTTQQAINASRDRLDWMRQARSEYEIAMPLYEIESFIRGSGYYAGLPVTTRLDQTDQLIALSTQLYPRLRLYQFDARKLYSAPVTIFGPLLAVFYAGGHYMAFRDRARIETFTTDFDVLVREARHTARDFPDVLKDMRQLIR